The Paraconexibacter algicola genome includes the window GACGGCAGGTAGACCTTCGACGGCATCGTCCACGCGCCGGCGTGGTGGCGCAGGAACGCCTCGCGGGTGTGGTGGATCGCGTCCGCGGCGCTGACGGCGGCCAGCACGGCGTCGCGGTTCAGGACGGGCAGGGCGGGCACGGCGCGCAGGCTGTCACACGCGACGGCGCCGCGGGGGGCCGCTCAGCCGTCGAGCCCGATGCGGCCGGCGAGGTCCTCGCGCTCGCCGTGGCCGGCCGGACGGCCCGGGGCGGGCGGTGGGGGTGGCAGCAGGCTGCCCGGGACCGGCGCGGCGAGGCGGTCGCCGCCGAAGGCGTCGACCTCGTCCTCGCCGTCGAGCACGACGCGGGTCGAGCAGACGAGGTCGTGGATGGCGCGCTGGTGGGGGTCCCACAGGGGCCACAGGAAGCTGAGGAGCAGCGGCACCGTGAAGAGCCCCAGCGCGCCCTTCGCCAGGGCCTCGCGCAGGAACGCGGTGCCGAGACCCACGGGCCGGCCGTCGTTGCGCACGACGCGGATGCCGACGATGCGACGGCCCGGCGTGCGGCCCCGCGTCAGGCCCAGCAGCAGCCACGGGTACAGGAAGGCGCTCGCGATCCCGACGCCGATCGCCCACGCCGCCCAGTACGGCGCGGTGGCGGTGGCGTCCGTGTCCTCGTAGCGGTACTCGCCCCAGTCGGTGACGAACCCGACGACCACCGCGACGGCGACGACCAGCAGCAGCTGGACGAGGAGGTCCAGCAGCAGCGCGCCCGCGCGCTGGCCCCACCGGGCCGCCGGCAGGGCGAAGGCGGCCGGGGCGGGACGCTCGGGAGCGACGGACACGCGCCGGATCGTACGCCCGCCCGCGGTGCCGCGGTAGGGTCCGGCCCCGTGCTGCCCTCCGCCACCCAGCGCATCCTCGACACGCTCCCCGACGGCGCGACCCTGCTCGACGTCGGCGGCTGGGCCGCCCCGTTCAACCGCGCCACGCACGTGCTCGACCTGATGCCCTACGAGACGCGCGGGGCGATGGGCAGCTACGGCCCGCGCGGCGAGCGCTTCACGCGCCGGACGTGGACGGTCCGGGACATCTGCGACCACCGGCCGTGGCCGTACGCGGACGACCAGTTCGACTTCGCGATCTGCGTCACGACGCTGGAGGACATCCGCGACCCGATCTGGGTCTGCCACGAGCTGAGCCGTGTCGCGAAGGCCGGCTACGTCGAGGTCCCCACGATCGAGGCGGAGCTGATCTTCAACGTCGAGGGCAACGGTCCCTGGCTCGGCCACGAGCACCACCGCTGGCTCTGCGACGTCGTCGACGGGGCGCTCCGGTTCACGCACAAGCCGCACTCGATCCACCACGACTGGACGCTGCGGGTCAACGACCGCTGGCGCGCGCGGATGGAGCTCGAGGACCACCTGCTCGGGCTGTTCTGGGAGGGCACGCTGCCCGCGTTCGAGCGGCCGCTGATCGGGGAGGACGACTACCAGCGCCTGTTCGCGGAGCTGCGCGAGCGGATCCGGCGGCGCTTCGAGCCGTCGGAGGCGGAGCTGCGGCTGAAGACGGCGCGCGATCTCGCGCGGCACGGCGCCGCGCTCGCGGCACAGCGACCGCGGCGGCTCGCCTCGCAGCTCATCGATCGTCTGCGGTAGGCGTCGGGCGCCCCGCGCCGGGGTACCATCGGCGCACCATGGACGACCAGCGCTCCGGATTCACGTACCCCGCCGAGTCGAGCTTCGGCCGCTCGCGCGTCGAGATCTCGACGGCCCAGCTGCTCGGGCAGGTGATGTTCCTCGTCGCGGTCGCGCTCGGCTTCGCCGTGCTCGGCACCTTCCTGGGTCGCGAGCTCGAGGTCGGCGCCGCCCGGATCTGCTCGTTCGCCGGCTTCGGCATGCTGCTGGTCTCCTCCTTCGGCGGGGAGCGCTTCCGCGTCGGGCCGCTCGCGATGGGCTGGCTGTTCGCGACCGCGCTGCTCATCGGGCTCGGGCTCGGCCCGGTCATCGGCTACTTCGCCGAGGTCGATCCGGCGCCGCTGACGCAGGCCGCCGGGGCGACGGCGCTCGTCGTCGCGGGCACGGGCTCGCTGGGCTTCGCGCTGTCGAAGGACCTGAAGTCGTGGATGCGGCCGCTGAGCTTCCTCGTCTTCGGCCTCGTGATCGTGTCGCTGCTGCTGATGCTCGCGGGCGGCGGGGGCAACCCGCTGATCTCGATCGCGATCGGGGCCGTCAGCGCGCTGCTGATCGTGGTCGACTTCAACTACCTGCGCAAGCACGGCACCGAGGACGACGCCGTGATGCTCGCCACGGGGATCTTCGTCTCGATCGTGAACATCTTCCTCGCGCTGCTGAACATCTTCGGCAACCGCTGATCGGCCGCAAAACGGCCCATCGATGGCCCGTTGAACGGACGTTCAACGGGTCGTGCAATCTCGTCACGTTGCCACTACGGTGTGACCGACGTGGCGGGGGAACGGGTCCCCCGCAGGGCAGATGCAAGGGGGAACATGACGTTCAAGAACACGCGCGCCACGCTCGGTGCGCTCGGGTCGACCGCGGCGATCGCCGCCGCCATGGCGGCGCCGGCACAGGCCGCCACCACCACCTATCCCGCCGGCGGGAGCAGCTTCACCAGTGGCCTCGAGGGCTGGCAGGACACGAGCACCTCGTGCGTCCTGCTCGTGCTGCCGTCGCTGCTGTGCGACGTGGACAACCTCCACGCCGCCGGCGTCGGCAACCCGGCGGGCTCGCTGCAGGTCCGCTACACGACGCTGCTCGGGCTCCTCGGGGTCGCGACGGGCACGAGCGTCGTGACGTCGCCGTCGTTCACGGTCGCCGAGACCGGCGGCTCCGGCGTCCTGCAGCTCGATCGCCGCGCCGACATCCAGGCGCTGCTGGACCTCGGCGGCACCGCCGGCTACCGGGTCGTCCTCGTCAACCAGTCCAACGGCGCCCGCACGGTGCTGCTGGAGGAGGCGCTCGACAACGCCGACAGCGCGTTCGTCAAGCGCACCGCGGCGGTGCCGACCGGGCTGCTGCAGCCGGGCACGAGCTACCGCCTGGAGATCACGACGCGCCTGACCTCGCAGCTGCTGCAGATCCTCGGCGGCAGCGTCAGCGCCTACTTCGACAACGTCGGCCTCGCGGTCACCGACGGTCCCGCCGGCCCGACGGGTCCGAGCGGCCCGACCGGTCCGAGCGGCCCGACCGGGCCCACCGGTCCGAGCGGTCCCACCGGTCCGAGCGGCCCGACGGGTCCGAGCGGCCCGACCGGTCCGAGCGGCCCCACGGGCCCGAGCGGTCCGACCGGCCCGACGGGTCCGGACGGCCCCACCGGTCCGACGGGTCCGAGCGGCCCGACGGGTGCGACCGGCCCGCAGGGCCCGACGGGTGAGACCGGGGCCCCCGGCCCCGCCGGCCCCGCCGGGGCGAACGGCACGAACGGCACCAACGGCGCCAACGGGGCGGCCGGGCCGGCCGGTCCCGCGGGCCCCGCCGGCCCGCAGGGTCCGGCCGGTGCGACGGGCGCGACCGGCGCCTCGGTCGACGGCGCCTCGCTGCCGACGTCCAAGCAGCTCCTGCGCATCGACTCCACGAACCTCGCCGTTCCGCGGTCGAAGGCCAAGGGCTCGAAGATCGTGAAGGTCCGGATCTACTGCCGGCCGTTCGCGACCCGCACCTGCTCGGGCACCGTGAAGATCCGCTCGACGAACAAGCTGCGGTTCGGCCGCTCCGGCAACGAGCGCGTGACGTTCGGGACCAGCGAGTTCCAGCTCAACCGCCGCCAGGTCGGGTTCGTGAAGGTCCCGCTCGGCGCCGACCGCGTCGCGCTGGCCCGCAAGCGCCGCACGACCGAGGTGATGGTCACCGTCGCGGTGATCGACACCAGCGGCAACCGGCAGACGTTCCGCCGCACCGTGCGCCTGCGCGGCTAGCAGCCCGCCGCACCGCCTGACCGCGACCGACCCCGTACGCCCACGAGGTGTGCGGGGCCGGTCCGCGTCCGGGCCCGGACATCCGTCCAGGTCCGTTGACAGCGCCGCGCAGATCCGCGCCCGCCCGCCGATGGACGGGCCGTGCGCCGCGCCCGTCCCCAGGCCCTGCTCCTCGCCCTCGCGGTCGTCGCGCTGCTCGGCGCGCCGGCCGCCGCGTCGGCGGCGGTCCCGGGCCTCGGCTGGCTGCAGCGGGCCGTCGGCGTCCAGTCCCGGATCGCGGTGCCGGCCGCGACCGCCGCGCGCACGGTCACGGTGGCGGTCGTGGACAGCGGTGCCGATCTCGCGCACCCGGCCCTCGCCGGTGCGCTGTGGACGAACCCCGGGGAGACCGCGGGCAACGGCGTCGACGACGACGGCAACGGCCACGTCGACGACGTGCACGGCGTCAACCTCCTCGACGACACGCAGCCGCCGCTGGACCAGTCCGGGCACGGCACCGCGGTGGCCGGGATCGTGGCGGGCCGGCCGCGCTGGCGGGGCCGCAGCGGTCTCGCGTCCGGCGTCGCGCGCGTCATGGTCGTGAAGGTCCTGGGCGAGCGCTCGAAGGGCTCCACGGGCACGGTGGCGGCGGGCATCCGCTACGCCCTGGCCGAGGGGGCGCAGATCATCAACCTCAGCGTCACGACGCCCGACGACGACCCGGAGGTCGCCGCCGCGGTCGGCGAGGCGGCCGCGCGCGGGGTCCTGCTCGTCGTCGCCGCCGGGAACCACGGCCGCGATCTGCGCGACGCCCCGCTCTACCCGGCGGCCTACCGGACGCCCGACATGGTCACGGTCGGCGCGACCGACCGTGACGGCTACCTCGTGGACCTGAGCGCCTTCGGACCGGGGGTCGATCTCGCGGCGCCGGGGCTGGACGTGCCCGCGCTGGCGCCGGGTGGGCGCGCGACGCGGTTCAGCGGCACGAGCGCCGCCGCGCCCCTGGTCTCCGGGGCTGCGGCGCTCCTGCTGGCGCGCCATCCGGGCACGCCGGTCGTCACGCTGCGCGCCGCGCTGCTCAACGGCGCCCGCCGCACGACGGCGCTGCGCGACGAGATCCGCACGGGCGCCCTGGACGTCGGCCGCGCGATCCGCCGGCTCGACCGGCGCGCCGCGGTTCGCGGGCGCTGAGCCGCCGCGTCAGCCGCGCCGCATGAGCCGCGCCACGGCGGCCATCAGCTCGTCGGTGCGCTCCGCGCGCAGCTCGTCGGGGGCGTGCAGGACGCAGTGGCGGGCGTGCTCGTCCATCAGGCCCAGCGCGACCTTGTCGAGGGCCGCCTGGACGGCGCTGATCTGCGTGAGCACGTCGATGCAGTAGCGGTCGTCGTCGACCATCCCCTGGATCCCGCGGACCTGGCCCTCGATCCGGCGCAGGCGCGTGCGCAGCTGGTCCTTCGTCGCGGTGTACCCCCGGGTCGTCGGCTCGGCCATGGACGCAGCGTAGCGGATACCCCCCGGGGGTGTGCTATGGTCGAGGCATGAGCGAGACGACCTACACCGTCACCGGCATGACCTGCCAGCACTGCGTCGCCAGCGTGCAGGAGGAGGTCTCCGAGGTCCCGGGCGTCACCGAGGTCCGCGTCGACCTCGACACCGGCCGGGTCGTCGTGGTGGGCGAGGCGCAGGACGCCGCCGTCCGCGCGGCGATCGACGAGGCCGGGTACGCGGTCGCCTGATCGTGTCCGTCGCCGCCCGCCTGAGCGCGTTCGCGCTGCTGCTCGCCGCCGTCTTCGCCGCGGCCGCGCTGGCGGGCGGGCTCGTCGACCCGGACGGTGCGTCCGACACCACCGGGACCGCGCACGGCGCGACCGCGACGCCGCACGACACCGACGGGACGCACGGCGGCGCGTCCGCCGACGCGCACGGCGCCGGCGGCGCGCCCGACGCGACGGACCACGGAGCGGACGCGGGCCCCGACCACGGGACGGCCGGCCACGCCGACGGCACCGGGCAGGCCGCCGCGCCGCCCGGACTCACCGCCGAGCAGGACGGCTACCGCCTGGTCCTCGACGCGGCACCGCGCACGGTCGGGGTCACCGCACCGCTGCGCCTGCGGATCCTCGGACCCGACGGGCGTGCCGTCCGGCGCTTCGACGTCGCGCACGCGCGGCGGCTGCACCTCGTCGTCGTCCGCCGGGACCTCCAGCACTTCCGCCACGTCCACCCGGTGATGGGCGCCGACGGCACCTGGAGCATCCGGCTGGCGCTCCCCGCCGCCGGCACCTACCGCCTCTACGCGGACACGACGATCGACGGGGTGCAGCGGACGCTGGGCACCGACGTCCAGCTCCCGGGGACCTTCACGCCGCGGCCCGTCGCGCGCCCGGCGACGCTCGCCGACGCCGGGGACGGGCTGCAGGTCCGTCGCCGCCCCGGTCCCGCCGGCTCCGTCGCGTTCGACGTGCTGCGCGACGGGCGCGTCGTGACCGGCGAGCTCGAGGACCACCTCGGCGCCCGCGGCCACCTCGTCACCCTCCGGGCCGGCGACCTCGCGTACCTCCACACGCACCCGGCCGGTGACCGGCTCGCGTTCGGCGTCGAGCTCCCCGGGCCGGGGACCTACCGCAGCTGGGTCGAGTTCCGGCTCGACGGGCGCGTGCACACCGCCGCCTTCACCGAGGTGGTGCCCGGATGAGCCGGCTGGAGCTGCCGATCACCGGCATGACGTGCGCCGCGTGCGCGAACCGCATCGAGCGCAAGCTCAACAAGCTCGACGGGGTCAGCGCGTCGGTGAACTACGCCACCGAGCGGGCCGCCGTCACCTACGAGGACGCGACCGTCGGCCCGGAGGACCTGGTGGCCACGATCCGCGCCGCCGGGTACGACGCCGCGCTGCCGACCTCCTCCTCCGAGCAGGACCCGCCCGCCGAGACCGACGACCCGACGCGCGCCCTGCGCACGCGGCTGGTCGTCAGCGCGGCGCTCGCGCTGCCCGTCCTCGTGCTGTCGATGGTGCCCGCACTGCAGTTCGACGACTGGCAGTGGCTGGCCTGGAACCTCGCGACCCCGGTGGTGCTGTGGGGCGGCTGGCCGTTCCACCGCGCCGCGTGGCTGAACCTGCGCCAGGCGACCGCGACCATGGACACCCTGGTGAGCGTCGGCACCCTCGCCGCCTGGACCTGGTCGGTCGTCGCCCTCTACGCCGGGGACGCCGGCGTCACCGGCATGACGATGGGCTTCGACCTCGTCCCCGACCGCTCCGCCTCGCTGGACCACGTGTACTTCGAGGTGGCGGCCGTCGTCGTCACCTTCCTGCTCGCCGGCCGCTTCTTCGAGGCGCGCGCCAAGCGCCGCGCCGGCAGTGCGCTCGCCGCGCTGCTGGAGCTCGGCGCCAAGGACGTCGCCGTGCTCGGGGACGACGGCGTCGAGCACCGGGTCCCGGTCGCGGAGCTGCGCGTCGGGCAGCGGTTCGTCGTGCGGCCCGGGGAGCGCGTCGCCACCGACGGGGAGCTCGAGGAGGGCACGAGCGCGGTCGACGAGTCGCTGCTCACGGGGGAGTCCGTGCCGGTGGAGAAGCATCCGGGCGACGCCCTCGTCGGCGCGTCGGTGAACGTCGGCGGCCGGCTCGTCGTGCGCGCCACCCGCGTGGGCGCCGACACGGCGCTCGCGCAGATCGCCCGGCTCGTCACCGACGCCCAGTCCGGCAAGGCACCGGTCCAGCGGCTCGCCGACCGCATCTCCGGCGTGTTCGTCCCCGTCGTCCTCCTCGTCGCCACGGCCACGCTCGGGTTCTGGCTGGGCGCCGGGGAGAGCGCCGCGTTCGCGTTCACCGCCGCGGTCGCGGTGCTGATCATCGCCTGCCCGTGCGCGCTCGGCCTCGCGACGCCGACGGCGCTGCTGGTCGGCACCGGTCGCGGCGCCCAGCTCGGCCTGCTGATCAAGGGGCCGGAGGTGCTCGAGTCGACCCGCCGGGTCGACACGATCGTCCTCGACAAGACCGGCACCGTCACCACCGGCCGCATGGCCCTCCTGGACGTCGTCCCGGTCCCCGGCACCTCGCGGGAGGAGCTGCTGCGCCGTGCGGGCGCGGTGGAGGACGCCTCCGAGCACCCGATCGCGCGCGCGATCGCGGCCGCCGCGCGCGCGGAGCTCGGCACGCTGCCGGCGGTGCAGGAGTTCGCCAACCGGGAGGGCGTCGGGGTCGTCGGTCGCGTCGACGGCGTGCGGGTGGAGGTCGGTCGCCTCGCGCCCGGGACCGCCCCGCCGGCCGACGAGCCGCTGCACCTCGCGGCGCTGCAGCACGGCGGGCGGACCGTCGTGCGCGTCGTCTGGGACGGGGCGCTGCGGGGAGCGCTCGTCGTCGCGGACACGCCGAAGGACACCTCCGCTGAGGCGGTCCGGCGCCTGCGGGCGCTCGGCCTGCGGCCCGTGCTGCTCACCGGGGACAACCGTCCGACCGCGGAGGCGGTGGCCGCGGCCGTCGGGATCGACGAGGTCGTCGCCGAGGTCCTTCCCGCCGACAAGGCCGCGGTCATCCGGCGCCTGCAGGGGGAGGGCCGCGTCGTCGCGATGGTCGGCGACGGCGTCAACGACGCGCCCGCGCTCGCCCAGGCCGATCTCGGCCTGGCGATCGGGACCGGCACGGACGTCGCGATCGAGGCGTCGGACCTGACGCTCGTCTCCGGCGACCTGCGCGGCGCCGCGGACGCGATCCGCCTGTCACGGCGGACGCTCGGGACCATCAGGACGAACCTGTTCTGGGCGTTCGCCTACAACGTCGCGTTGATCCCGGTGGCGGCGGCCGGGTTCCTCAACCCCGTGCTCGCGGGCGCGGCGATGGCGGCCTCGAGCGTGCTCGTGGTCTCGAACTCGCTGCGGCTGCGGCGCTTCGAGAGCGGCGCTCCAGGGCGCTGAGCGCCGCGGCGCCCGCGGCGGTGACCGTGAGCGCGCGGCCGTCCGGACGGCGCCGGACCCAGTCCTGGGCGAGCGCCGCGTCCAGCAGCGCCGCGCCGAGCGCGCCCGCGAGGTGCGGGCGGCGCTCCGTCCAGTCCGCGCAGGCGCGCGCGAGCGGACGCGAGGCGGCGGTCGCGCGGACCGCGTCGAGATCCACCCCGAGCGCGGCGTAGGCCGCCTGCGCGCCCGCGGGGACCGCAAAGCCCCCGTCGTCCGCGCGCAGCGCGGCGCAGGCGACCAGCGCGTCGGTCACCCGCACCCCGACCTCGCCGGCGAGGTGGTCGTAGCAGGAGCGCGCGTGGCGCAGCGCCTGCGCCCTGGTGACCGCCCGCAGCCCGAT containing:
- a CDS encoding RDD family protein, translated to MSVAPERPAPAAFALPAARWGQRAGALLLDLLVQLLLVVAVAVVVGFVTDWGEYRYEDTDATATAPYWAAWAIGVGIASAFLYPWLLLGLTRGRTPGRRIVGIRVVRNDGRPVGLGTAFLREALAKGALGLFTVPLLLSFLWPLWDPHQRAIHDLVCSTRVVLDGEDEVDAFGGDRLAAPVPGSLLPPPPPAPGRPAGHGEREDLAGRIGLDG
- a CDS encoding class I SAM-dependent methyltransferase — encoded protein: MLPSATQRILDTLPDGATLLDVGGWAAPFNRATHVLDLMPYETRGAMGSYGPRGERFTRRTWTVRDICDHRPWPYADDQFDFAICVTTLEDIRDPIWVCHELSRVAKAGYVEVPTIEAELIFNVEGNGPWLGHEHHRWLCDVVDGALRFTHKPHSIHHDWTLRVNDRWRARMELEDHLLGLFWEGTLPAFERPLIGEDDYQRLFAELRERIRRRFEPSEAELRLKTARDLARHGAALAAQRPRRLASQLIDRLR
- a CDS encoding Bax inhibitor-1/YccA family protein, with translation MDDQRSGFTYPAESSFGRSRVEISTAQLLGQVMFLVAVALGFAVLGTFLGRELEVGAARICSFAGFGMLLVSSFGGERFRVGPLAMGWLFATALLIGLGLGPVIGYFAEVDPAPLTQAAGATALVVAGTGSLGFALSKDLKSWMRPLSFLVFGLVIVSLLLMLAGGGGNPLISIAIGAVSALLIVVDFNYLRKHGTEDDAVMLATGIFVSIVNIFLALLNIFGNR
- a CDS encoding collagen-like protein — encoded protein: MTFKNTRATLGALGSTAAIAAAMAAPAQAATTTYPAGGSSFTSGLEGWQDTSTSCVLLVLPSLLCDVDNLHAAGVGNPAGSLQVRYTTLLGLLGVATGTSVVTSPSFTVAETGGSGVLQLDRRADIQALLDLGGTAGYRVVLVNQSNGARTVLLEEALDNADSAFVKRTAAVPTGLLQPGTSYRLEITTRLTSQLLQILGGSVSAYFDNVGLAVTDGPAGPTGPSGPTGPSGPTGPTGPSGPTGPSGPTGPSGPTGPSGPTGPSGPTGPTGPDGPTGPTGPSGPTGATGPQGPTGETGAPGPAGPAGANGTNGTNGANGAAGPAGPAGPAGPQGPAGATGATGASVDGASLPTSKQLLRIDSTNLAVPRSKAKGSKIVKVRIYCRPFATRTCSGTVKIRSTNKLRFGRSGNERVTFGTSEFQLNRRQVGFVKVPLGADRVALARKRRTTEVMVTVAVIDTSGNRQTFRRTVRLRG
- a CDS encoding S8 family serine peptidase produces the protein MRRARPQALLLALAVVALLGAPAAASAAVPGLGWLQRAVGVQSRIAVPAATAARTVTVAVVDSGADLAHPALAGALWTNPGETAGNGVDDDGNGHVDDVHGVNLLDDTQPPLDQSGHGTAVAGIVAGRPRWRGRSGLASGVARVMVVKVLGERSKGSTGTVAAGIRYALAEGAQIINLSVTTPDDDPEVAAAVGEAAARGVLLVVAAGNHGRDLRDAPLYPAAYRTPDMVTVGATDRDGYLVDLSAFGPGVDLAAPGLDVPALAPGGRATRFSGTSAAAPLVSGAAALLLARHPGTPVVTLRAALLNGARRTTALRDEIRTGALDVGRAIRRLDRRAAVRGR
- a CDS encoding metal-sensitive transcriptional regulator, translated to MAEPTTRGYTATKDQLRTRLRRIEGQVRGIQGMVDDDRYCIDVLTQISAVQAALDKVALGLMDEHARHCVLHAPDELRAERTDELMAAVARLMRRG
- a CDS encoding heavy-metal-associated domain-containing protein produces the protein MSETTYTVTGMTCQHCVASVQEEVSEVPGVTEVRVDLDTGRVVVVGEAQDAAVRAAIDEAGYAVA
- a CDS encoding heavy metal translocating P-type ATPase, giving the protein MSRLELPITGMTCAACANRIERKLNKLDGVSASVNYATERAAVTYEDATVGPEDLVATIRAAGYDAALPTSSSEQDPPAETDDPTRALRTRLVVSAALALPVLVLSMVPALQFDDWQWLAWNLATPVVLWGGWPFHRAAWLNLRQATATMDTLVSVGTLAAWTWSVVALYAGDAGVTGMTMGFDLVPDRSASLDHVYFEVAAVVVTFLLAGRFFEARAKRRAGSALAALLELGAKDVAVLGDDGVEHRVPVAELRVGQRFVVRPGERVATDGELEEGTSAVDESLLTGESVPVEKHPGDALVGASVNVGGRLVVRATRVGADTALAQIARLVTDAQSGKAPVQRLADRISGVFVPVVLLVATATLGFWLGAGESAAFAFTAAVAVLIIACPCALGLATPTALLVGTGRGAQLGLLIKGPEVLESTRRVDTIVLDKTGTVTTGRMALLDVVPVPGTSREELLRRAGAVEDASEHPIARAIAAAARAELGTLPAVQEFANREGVGVVGRVDGVRVEVGRLAPGTAPPADEPLHLAALQHGGRTVVRVVWDGALRGALVVADTPKDTSAEAVRRLRALGLRPVLLTGDNRPTAEAVAAAVGIDEVVAEVLPADKAAVIRRLQGEGRVVAMVGDGVNDAPALAQADLGLAIGTGTDVAIEASDLTLVSGDLRGAADAIRLSRRTLGTIRTNLFWAFAYNVALIPVAAAGFLNPVLAGAAMAASSVLVVSNSLRLRRFESGAPGR
- a CDS encoding ArsR/SmtB family transcription factor; its protein translation is MSSELAAIAAVLADPTRTRILEELLGGVPLPAGALATRVGVAPSTVSGHLTRLVDAGLVTVTPVGRRREVALAGPRVAEALEALGRLAPAPRPIGLRAVTRAQALRHARSCYDHLAGEVGVRVTDALVACAALRADDGGFAVPAGAQAAYAALGVDLDAVRATAASRPLARACADWTERRPHLAGALGAALLDAALAQDWVRRRPDGRALTVTAAGAAALSALERRSRSAAAAASSRPRARSRPPSPRPRARG